From the Zymomonas mobilis subsp. pomaceae ATCC 29192 genome, the window GGCTATAATTACAGCCGGTCCTGCCCGATCAGCTCCGACGCCTGCCAAGGTATAAATACCCGTACCAACAATCGCGCCTACCCCTAATGCGACAAGGTGAGGCCATGATAAAGTTCTAGAAAGTGTTGAATTCTTTTTTTGTGAAGAAAAATTATTGATTTTTTTGCGCATGCCGAAATATTTTATAAACATGCATCCCTCTTTGGAGGAAAAAGGGAAGTAGGGTCAATGCGAGGTCTTAATATTTTTAAGATATTTTTAAAAGATTAGACCGCAATTCGTAAGATTTATACCCTCAATTTTATACAGCAGAGCCCATTCGCTTTTTGTATTAGAGCGAGAGTCATATTCAAATTTAAGGGAATGGGAGAGGATTAAATATGCTACATGATGGTGCGGGCGGAGGGACTCGAACCCTCACGGGCAAATGCCCAACGGATTTTCTTACCTACCACGACTTTCGTCGCCACTGCCAAAGCAGTGTTTGGGGTCTGGACTATCCCTTCACCATACCCTGTTAAACAGGGGGTAGGTGCTGCCCGTCTAGTCTCTACACCTTCCTGAAAAATCAGGCTTGGCTCGGGATTGGCATTTAAAAGCTTTCCCCGAATTTGAGCAGTTCTGCACCTCTCGTTTCCAAAAGGGCACTCAAAGTTTTAAGTCCGTAGCGTCTACCATTCCGCCACGCCCGCAACATTATGCCCGAACCGCATAGCGGGGGTTGGGGGGGGAATGCAAGCTAAATTTCAATATTAAGATGTTCTCTTATCTCTTTTCCCGGTTTGAAATACGGAACACGCTTGGCTTTTACTTTAACATTGGCCCCTGTTCTGGGATTTCTGCCGACCCGTGCGTCTCTGGAACGGGTCGAAAAAGCGCCAAATCCTCTGATTTCTACGCGTCCTCCCTTAGCAAGATGTTCGGTGATGCCATTAAAAAATACATCAACAATATGTTCGATTTCCTCCGGCGATAATTCAGGATTATCATTGGCTAGTATCTGGATCAGTTCGGAACGAATCATCGCATTTCCTTTTCCTGATCAGTCCGGTTTTATTATCCCGGGTGAGAAAATATTCACCGGACAGAATCTTCTTAACCAACGATAATAAAATATATTTATTGTTAAATAAAGTCACCGAAAAGATAGAACTAATAATGGATGATAGAAAGACAGTGGGGTTATCAGGATTAAAGTCATCCTGATGCATCAATGAAACAACATTATTTTCATATTTTGATTCGGATTACTGTTTATTGGGCGTTAAGACCCGTAATTTTATTCGGGCGTTGCCATTATAAAATATGGATTCCAGCAAGTGCATATTTATATATCTGGAAAATTCAAAGGTAACCTTATCGCCGTTATATCGGCTATCGATAATTTATCGACCGAAGAAAGGCCGTCTGTTGCTCACTATATGAAACTTGGCGAAACGACTTTTCTTCTAAAGCAAAAAGCTATGTTATCAGTCAAGGAAGCCTTTTGGGGCGGGAGGGGCAAATCTATGTCGATTAGACTAATGATACTGTTTGGATAGGGGTGCAACGGTATCAAATATAGTAAGGCCGCTGACTCCTTAGACATAAACTTTTTGTAAAAAATAATTGTGAATAGGCTAGTTATCCGGCGATTAAAAACCGCGCCTTTCAATCTCTCTTTTTCTTTCTATTTAATCGTTACAAAAAAGGCATGAACCGTTTCCAGCCCATGCCCCTTTTTGTTGTTCGTTTCAGTAGAAACTAGTTCTGCTGATCGCGAGCCTTGTTGAGGGCTGCACCAAGAATATCACCCAAAGATGCGCCAGAATCTGACGAACCATACTGAGCAACCGCTTCTTTTTCTTCAGCAACCTGCATTGCTTTGATGGAGAAGTTCGGTTTTTTCTGACGATCGAAACCGACAACCATGGCATCAAGTTTCTGACCAGCCTGGAAGCGATCCGGACGCTGCTCGTCACGGTCACGACCCAGATCACTGCGACGAATGAAACCGATCGCGCCATCATCGCCAGCCTGAACTTCAAGACCGCCATCCGTAACGGCTAGAACCGTGACAGTGACAACCTGATTACGCTGAAGTGAATTGCTGGCACCTGCTGCTGGAACATTACCGCGTTCAAGCTGCTTCATACCAAGAGAGATGCGTTCTTTTTCTGGATCAACATCAAGAACGATCGCCTTAACGACTTCACCTTTGTGATGAAGGCCTAAAGCTTCTTCACCAGACATACCCCATGCGATATCGGACATGTGAACCATGCCATCAACATCATTATCAAGACCGATGAACAGACCGAATTCAGTTGAATTCTTGACTTCACCTTCAACCGTAGAACCAACAGGATGCGCTTCAGCAAAGCTTTCCCATGGATTAGGCTGTGCCTGTTTCAGGCCAAGGGAAATGCGGCGTTTTTCAGCATCGACTTCCAAAATGACAACTTCGACTTCCTGACTGGTGGAAACGATTTTGCCCGGATGAACGTTTTTCTTCGTCCATGACATTTCGGAAACATGCACCAGACCTTCAATGCCTGGTTCTAATTCCACAAATGCACCATATTCAGTGATATTAGTGACGCGGCCCATGAATTTAGCACCGACCGGGTATTTGGCGCCAACGCCTTCCCATGGATCGGTTTCAAGCTGCTTCATACCAAGAGAAATGCGCTGCGTGTCACGGTTGATGCGAATGATCTGAACGGTAACATTGTCACCAATAGCAATCATTTCGCTCGGATGACCGACGCGACGATAGCTAAGATCGGTTACATGTAACAGACCATCAATGCCACCCAAGTCAACAAAGGCACCGTAATCAGTGATATTTTTGACGACACCAGTGATAATCTGACCTTCAGCCAAGGACTGAATAAGACCTGACCGCTGTTCAGCGCGGGTTTCTTCAAGAACAGCACGGCGGGAAACCACGATGTTACCGCGACGACGATCCATCTTTAAAATCTGGAAAGGCTGCGGAATGTCCATCAAAGGCGCAACGTCACGGACGGGACGGATGTCAACCTGACTACCCGGTAAGAAGGCAACCGCACCGGAAAGATCAACGGTGAAACCACCTTTAACCCGACCAAAGATTACACCATCAACCCGGCTTGAATTCGCAAATTCCGCTTCCAGTTTATCCCATGCCGCTTCACGACGAGCGCGGTCACGGGAAAGCATTGCTTCACCCTGACTGTTTTCAACGCGGTCAACAAAAACTTCGACTTCGTCACCCGCTTTTAATTCGGCTTTTTGGCCTGGGGCTGCAAATTCACGAAGGGGCACGCGGCCTTCTGATTTCAGGCCAACATCAATAACTGCCATATCATTTTCAATGGCTGTGATGGTGCCTTTGACAACACGTCCTTCAAAGCCTTCTTCTTCACCAAGCGTCTGGTTAAGCAATGCTGCAAAATCATCGCGAGTAGGATTTGCCATAGTGGCCATGCAGTTCTATATTCCTTGAGAAATTTTTCCGGCCATCCGGTTGTGTCCGGAGGTCTTTTGGCCGAACCGCTATATAGGCCTTATGCCATATATAGCACCGCACATACAGTTTGCCTTATTTAAGACATAGTTTGTAGATTGTATGGCTATATAAGCAGAAAAACGATATTGAAGCCTCAGCTTGATTCTTTGTTATTCTTTTTAATAACCACAGCATAAAAAAGGCCAGCCCCGACGACCCGATAATTTAAATATCGCCCCCGTCAGCTCTGTACCGTTTCTATCTGTTTTTCTACAAGCGTTACTGCACGCTCGATAGCCTTATCTATACCGAGTAAGCTTGAATCGAGCAAGTCTGCATCTTGGGCCTGTTTTAAAGGTGAGATGGAACGACTGGAATCTCTTTCATCTCGAGCTTTGATATCGTCTAAAATATCTTCATAGCGTAGCAGCGGATCTTCTTTTACTAGTTCGTCATAGCGCCTTTTTGCCCTAATTTCGGGCGATGCTGTAATAAAAAGTTTAGCATCAGCTTCTGGTATAATGACGGTTGCAATATCTCGCCCATCAAGAATGGCTCCGCCTTTTTGGGCGGCAAAATCTCTCTGTCTTTTGACAAGCGCCTGTCTAACTTTGGGGTAAGCTGACAATTGAGATGCTATTTTCCCGATTTTTTCCGAGCGGAGTCTCGACTCCGATAATAGCGAGTCCGTAAAGTCACAGGCTAAAAAAGCATCTTCTTCACGGGTTGGATCCCCTTTTTTATCTAAAAGAGAAGCGGCTACTGCCCGATACAGCAAACCTGTATCAAGGTAAGGCAGGCCATAATGGTGGGCGAGAGCACGGGCAATAGTGCCTTTTCCTGAAGCGGCTGGCCCATCTATCGCAATAATCATGCCGATACTCCCATTTCAAATTCAGCTCCTAGCTCTTTGAATAACGCAGTAAAGACAGGAAAACTGGTCATAATCGGACGACGATCGTCTATTTCAACACCCCCCTTGGAAACAAGTCCGGCTACAGCAAAGCTCATGGCTATCCGGTGATCTAAATGGGATGCTACCGTTACCTGTTTTTCTTTTTCCCCTAACAGATTTCCTGCCTGTCCTTCGATAATCAAACCGTCTTCTTTTTCTTCTAAAGTAACCCTTAAAGCCTTTAATCCTGCCGCCATAACGGCAATCCGATCCGATTCCTTAACTCGCAATTCTCCTAGACCCAGAAGCGTACTTTTTCCTTCTGCCATAGCCGCTGCAATAAACAGAATGGGGAACTCATCGATCATAGAGGGGACGATGGATTTAGGAACTTCAATCGCTTTTAAGTGCGAATAACGGACCGCAATATCGGCGACGGGCTCTCCGCCTACTTCGCGTGGGTTAAGATATTCGATATTGCCCCCCATCGCTTTCAGCATAGTATAAATACCTGCTCGAGTCGGATTAAGTCCGACATTTTCAATAACAATATTCGATCCTGGAACGATGAGCGCTGCCACCGCCAGAAAGGCTGCCGAAGAAGGATCGCCCGGCACGACAATATGCTGGGGGTTTAAAGTAGCTTCTCCATGAATCGAGATGATTCGGACGCCATCTACTTCTTCAACAGAGAGATCAGCCCCAAAACCACGTAGCATCCGTTCGCTATGATCCCGAGTCGGAATGGGTTCAATCACCCGTGTGATACCGGGTGTATTCAAACCCGCTAATAAAATCGCTGATTTAACCTGTGCCGAAGCCATCGGTAACCGGTATTCGAGAGGTACGGCTGGATAAAGCCCTGTAACCGTCATCGGTAAACGATTACCTTCTGCACCCGAAAAGCGTGCCCCCATCAAGGAAAGGGGCGTCGATATTCGTCCCATCGGTCTTTTTGAAAGAGACGCATCACCAATAAAAGTTGCTGTAATCGGATGAGAGGCTACCACACCCATCAATAGCCGAGTCGATGTCCCTGAATTACCCATATCAAGCGCTGTCTCTGGCTCTAATAAACCGCCAACGCCTACTCCGTGAACATACCACCGTCCGTTTTTATCACGTTTAATAGTAGCTCCCATCGCACGCATGGCACCGGCAGTAGCCAAGACATCTTCCCCTTCTAACAAACCATCAATCTGGCTTTCCCCTATAGCCAAGGCTGACAGCATCAAAGCCCGATGTGAGATCGATTTATCGCCCGGTACATGCACAGTGCCGGAAAGAGGGGCTGCCGTACGACTGGTAAGTGGGCAGGGGGAAGCAGGACGGGTCATCATTTTATCCCATGTCAAAGTTGCGGAATGGACAGATTATAGAAAAAATAACGAAACGGATCGGAAAAACCGGCGTTGGCTTTTGACATGCGGCTTAGGCTATGGCAAGGCGCGCGATACTTATCGTGGTCAGGTGTCCTGACCGCGCAATTTGTTATGGAACGATCGAGCAGGATAATTATTCTTTTCGATCTTCTGTTTCCGTGTATTTTTTGCGTAATCTTTTTACGTAAAATTTTCAATTACCGAAAATTCTGGAAGGACGGCTCATGATCAAGCCTGAATGGGGCACCAAGCGGACTTGCCCGAAATGTGGCACCCGTTTTTACGATCTCGGCAAGGAAGATCCTGTTACCTGCATTGAATGCGGAACAGAGTGGAATCCTGAGCCGATTCTCAAATCAAAACAGCCTTTACCTTTTGAAGAGCCGAAAAAATCTGATGAGGTCGATAAACCCGACGATGATTTAGATGCGGATCTTGATCTGGATGAAGATAGCGACGAAGTTTCACCGGATGATGATGTTGATGATTTAGGCGGAAATGAAGATATTGGCGTCAATACATCAGAAGATGAAGACGAAAATAATTAAAAAATTAAAATAAAGGCTTGCAGGGGCGCGCAGATCGTTTATAGAGAGCGCGCTCCCGACATAAAGCGGGACAGAAATTGGGGCCGTAGCTCAGCTGGGAGAGCGTCGCAATGGCATTGCGAAGGTCAGGGGTTCGATCCCCCTCGGCTCCACCAATTTCTAAAAATATGGCAAAAAAAAGCCATAAGGATAACACCGCGTTTAAACGCGGTTTTTTTTGTATCTTTTTCTATCTTATGCACCCTTATAGGATCTCAGGATCAGGGTTACTCTCGGTAACAATTACCTGATCCCTACCTCCCCAATTTTATTAAAGTGTAATTACTGTAACATCTGGCGATAATTTTTCTGTTTTATGCGGATGGGCTAAAATAATCTGCCAGATAGGACGCGGCGGCGCTTTCCGTTTTGCTTTTAAAGGCAGCTTAATATCTACTATGCTAACATGAGGAGAGGCTGTGAGCTTTTGTTCCAAGGGTAGACTCGATGCCCCTCGTCTCATAGCTTGCTGGAAATTAAAAAAATCTAGTTGATAACTTTTTCCTGCCCAATAACAAATTTCGGCTATATTGCAGATCACAGGCGTTCTTTTTTCTTTTAAACGCGTAATTAAGGCATTCCATTGCGGCGACTCTGCCTTAATAAGGTGCTCTTCTTTTAAAATACCGGGTAAATAGGAAGGGATCATTATTATAACAGGCAATAGCGTCAGGAGAATTAGCTTATAAAAAGCTGTAGGGCTTTGAATATAAAGCGATAACGCTAATCCTACCGTGATCGAAAGCGCCACTAGACTTTCAAAAAAAGCATTATAGGAAACCCCATCTCCCAATGATTCTATGAACGCATTAATAAGAGATAAGACCGTAAAAATACCGAATAATATCTGTAGGTTATCTCTGTTTCGATAACGATTTTCTTTACAGTGAAAAAACGCACTGGAAACAAGGATTAAGGTTAAAAAAATGGCCAGCCGTCCGACTGCCTTATGGATACGACCTAGTTCTAAAACACGCTTATGATGAAGGATATCCTCTAGCATAAAATTATTATGATAAAGGGTTATAAAGCATAAAATAGAAAGAAGGATGCCGACCACGCCGGTTGTTACCCACAAAAGCGCTAATTTTTTATCACGTAGAAAGAGCCAACAGGTAACAGCAAAGGGTAGGGCTAATAAATTATGCTTTACCAAACCGCCAATTATAAACAACGCGGCGGCTATTACGACGCGTAAGGGTGATAACTGAGACGCTGGCAATAAAAACATTAAGCCACCTAACATAAAGGCATGGCCTAACCATTGCGGATCATCCATTGCGATATAATCACGAAAAAAATAACTACTGTATATCAAAAATAATAAACTGCCGCTGTGAGCGCTGATCTTGTCGCCCCCAGCTTTCTGAATCAGCCTAAAAATAAAATAACCCGTTAATAACCATGCACATAGAGCCACAATCCGGCCTGCAAAAACCATATCGCCGAGGAAATACCCAATCCAGCCTACAATATAAAAAGAAAGTGGGGGATAATTATTAAAAATAAGACTGTTCTGAGGATTGGGATAAAGGGGCGCCTGAACCAGGCCTATGGCACGTTCTGCCCAATAAGCATTCCATCCTTCGTTATAATCAATCGGAATATGCGTAAATATAAGACCGATACGATTTTTTAATAAAAAAAGGACAATACCCCAGCCGATAATAATCCACAGAGAAAAATAGCGGGTGGGTGAAGAAAGCGTTCGGTAATTATTAAGAGCGGTAGGCAAAATTGGCCTCTAAATTTTAGAATAGAACAATGCCCCCTTTAGTAAAAAGCCATAGCATTAATCATTCTAAATGACATGACTTTCCTTCCTAAAAGGAGATAAAACTATTTTGGCCTTTATTAAATATATCTGAATTACGCCAGATTATGGAATTGTAACTGCGCAAGGCGCGCGTAAAGACCCGCTTTGGCTATTAATTGATCATGGGTACCTTCTTCAACAATTTTGCCTTGGTCCATAACGATGATACGATCCGCCGAGCGAATAGTGGATAGTCGATGGGCAATAATAATAGAGGTACGCCCCTTCATCAATTTTTCTAAAGCCTGTTGTACAGCTTGTTCCGACTGGGCATCAAGCGCAGAGGTTGCCTCATCCAGAAGTAATAAAGGTGCATCGCGTAATAAAGCACGCGCGATAGCAATACGTTGCCGTTGACCACCTGAAAGACGGGCGCCACCTTCTCCTAGAAAACTGTCTAACCCTTGGGGAAGAGTTTTTAAAAATTCTTCCGCATTGGCTGCGCGGGCAGCCTGCCATATTTCTTCATCCTTGGCATCCCAACGCCCATAACGCAGATTATCTCGCGCTGAGGCTGCAAAAATGACTGTCTCTTGGGGAACAACGGCTATTTTGGATCGAAGATCACTTAAAGAAGCCTCTCGTAAGTCAATGCCATTAAGCGAAATACTTCCTGATTCTGGGTCATAAAAACGTTGAATAAGTTGAAAGAGCGTTGTTTTCCCAGCACCAGACGGGCCAATGATGGCCAATCTCTCCCCCGCTTTTACTTTCAGATTAAAATCCTTAAGCGCATAGTTATCAGGGCGAGAGGGATAATAAAAAGATACTTCGGAAAAATCTAGCGTGCCTTCAGCCGATTGCGGTAATTTTTTGGGGTGTTTGGGAGAATAAATAGCCGGTTCTTCAGCCAATAAATCATTGAGGCGGCTGGCTGCTCCAGCACCTCGCAATAAATCCCCATATACCTCACTTAACGCGCCAAAAGCACCGGCTACGACTCCACCCGTTAAAACAAAGGCAGCAATTGTCCCTCCGGATACTCGACCCGCAGCAACGTCCAAAGTTCCGCGCCACATGATTAAAATAATCGCTGTGAAAATTAACAGGATAATAATTGCTGTCATAAAAGCGCGAAGCGTAATGCGCTTTCTTGCGACCTGAAAAGCCGTTTGTACCGCCTGATGAAAACGGATAGCCTCCCTTGTCTCTTGCCCAAAAGCCTGCACTACTTTTATAGCGCCCAACGTTTCTATAATAAGGCTGCTTAGATCAGCGATGCGATCTTGACTCTTGCGGGACAATTTTTGCAATCGCCGTCCAAGAACAATAATCGGCACGACCACAACAGGAATCCCTAACAATAAAAGGGCTGTTAGATGGGGCGCTAACATTAAGAGATAAAGTGTGCCGCCTAAGCCTGTGATAAGATTACGAAGCGCGACCGAAACGGTTGAACTGATAATCTGATCAATAAGGGTCGTATCGGTCGTTATACGCGAGGCAATTTCTGAAGGGCGATTATGCTCAAAAAAGACGGGCGGCATCCGCATCAAATGACGGTCGACAGCCGTTCTAATATCGGCAATTACCCGTTCGCCGAGCCATGATACGCAGTAAAAGCGCACTGCTGTCGCGAAAGCTAACACGACAACAATGCCTAATAGGTAGCAGAAATAACGGTTTATATCGCCACTATTGCTATGGTCATTGAAGCCACGGTCGATTACTAATCGAAACCCAGCGGGTATTGAAATAGTCGCTGTTGAAGACAGAATAAGGGCGAATAAAGCCGCGACAATCCATCCCGGATACCGACTGGCAAACTGCCATATCATTCGTAACTGGCTAAGATCTCGCTTTTTTTTCAGCGTTGATTCTGTTTTACGCGCCACAATTCTTTCCTGATTTTGTTTGCCCCTCTCATAAAGATATTTATGGAGACTATCTTTAAAATCGGCTCTTTGCGAAAAGCCTGAAAATCGTTTTTATTGCAAGTGCGTTATCGTTTTTTGCTGACAAAAGAAAAAAATGAATGAACCCGCGATGCTTTAAAAGCGTTTTCTTTAGTCGTGGTGAATGTCAGACCCGATATTTGAGGTGCATTGATGCGTATTCTATCGAAGTTATTTTTCAATGTACCTGTTCTTATAATAAGGACAGTAATTCCTTTTATAGCGACGGTTGTAAGTGCCAAGGAACCTACTTCTTTAAAAATGCTATTGGCTATCAACTATAGAGCAGAAGAAAAAGAGAATAAAGATGTAACTGTTGGTACATCAAACAATGAAGAAATAGCGGGTAAGACTTTCTCTGCTGATGTTTCGCCTAGTTCGGCGGTTAGTACTCTACGAAATGATACCTCTTCCCAGACACCTCCTTCTGATAAATCTAATAGGATTGCATTCACTTTATCCCCTGACCGGCTACGGGACAAAATGGAACAGGCGACCAAGCTTACCCATGAGAATAATTGTCCGGCTTCACTGGCGTTGCTGGATCCTATCATTCCTTCTTTGAAAGGGCATGAGCGCGTCGCTGCTCAATTACTACGCATTCCTTGTCTGGCTACCTTGGGCTATGACACCCAAATTCCAACCACCTATGAAGATATTAAGGCTATTGAGCCCGAAAATGGTGCGGTTATTAGTGTTGGTATTTTAATAGCATTAGCATCTGATGACTTTTCCGCGGCTGGAGAACGTTTGCTTTTATTGACCGATAAGGATCCGGCAAGGGTTGATCATTTTGAAACAGATATGGTTCAGGCCATTCTCAATCAGAATAATACGCCCAACAGACAAGCGCTTTGGCAAAAACTGGTTCTTGGATTAGTTCATAGTAGCTGGGGAATATCAGCGGGCCCCGATGTTCGGGATTCTCTTATTAAGAAGGCTATTTCAGTTTATTTAAAAAAGCATCAGGTGGAAGATGCTGCGGACTTTCTAAGTGAAATCAATGATCCTGAACGTCTGATAGAAATGGCTATATCGCGCGATTATGAGGCTATTTGGCCAGAGATCGAACGCCATCTTGGAGTCCATAGCCAAGAAAAAATTACTCAATTCTCTAGCTTTTGGCTAAGGGCTTTATCGGATCAGCCAGACAATCCGCTTTTTATCGATCAATCGATACACGCTTTTACGCTTTCTGGCCGTTTTGAAGACGCAGTTCGCCTAGGCGAATCCTTTCAAATCATCAGTGACAGTAATGAAATTACTATAAAAGGAATCGTGGCAGCGACTAATGCTCAGTTAGCGTTGACGACGTCTGGAAAAATTTCAGCACCTATTTTTCGTTTGCAACAAATTAGTATGCTCGACCCTGCTCGTAATCCAGAGGTTTTGCATGCTGATGTCAAATTAGCAGAATGGCTCAATCAATCTGGCCGTTATTATGAAGCCCGCACGCTTTCAGAAAAAATGCTTTCTAATCTTGACCTTTCTCTAACCTCTAAAGAAATTGCTTGGTTTCAACGCAGCGCAGTTTGCTCCATGATGCAGTTGGGTCAAAGGGCCCAGGCTGGCCAAATGGCAATCGAGATGGTGCAGAGCCATTTAAATAATGCTCAAGCTGTGGTTGAAGCTTTATTCTGCGCTGGGAAGCCAAAAGAGGCCGTTAATTTTACGCTTCAAGCCTTACAGAATCCGCTCCAGTCCGATTCTCTTTTAAAAGTTTTACAACCTACAGGCGTATTTTCTGAAGTCAGACCGCCCCAATTGCAGCATTTTTGGGTAAAATTATATGAAATACCCGCTGTTGAACGCGCATTTTCAAAAACGGGGCGTAGACTACCCGAAAGACTCCGTGTGCAGGAAAATGTAGCACTTCCCCTGCTAATGCATAATTCGCTTCCTACTATTATCAGTTAAGCATTGTATAACTTCATCCATTTCGGATATAAATAAATTACAAAATTGCTTTAATAATTCGCGCTCTTTGTGAAAGCGCAAAAGCGTGTCCTTTTGGCTTTTTTGGGTGTAAAAATGTAATTTTTCAAAGAAATTGTCTAAATTTTGTCAAATTTAATTATTTGTTATCTTTTCGCTACTATCATCCTAAAAATTTAGGCTTTTCTGGCAAGGATTCCCTAAAAATTAAGCAACTATATGCTTCTAAAAAGAAAAAAATTCAAAATGGTGGAATAAATTTAGAAAAGCGATGGACAAGTAGGAAACTATTGAGAACATAAGGGGAACAAAGAGTTAAAAACAGTAAATTTGAAAAGGAGTTATTGCTATGTATTTACTCGGCAAAATTGAAAAATATTTAAGCGCAACGGGTATGACGCCAACGCGTTTTGGTCGTGATGCTTTAAATGATCCCCGATTTGTGCTGGATTTACGCCGTGGAAGAGAACCCCGTCGTCGTACGCTTAGTCGCGTCCTTACCTACCTTGAACAGCATGGAGCGCTTCTAAGACGGGAAAAAAGAGATGCTCCGTTTATCCTTTCCCATCACAATGTTTCTATCTAAAAATGACCTAGATTAGATGTCAGAATTATTAACAATTTTATCGATAATGTTAAAAATGTTAAATTATAATTTATGATATTGGTGTATTTTTAGGTTTTTTAAGCACGATCGTTACATTCCGTCGCATTTCGTTTAAAAGATGCAGTGCTTGATAAAGGGCTTGATCACGGTCTGATTGCAGTAGTTTTACAAAAGCTGGATCGGGCGATACATGATCGGGAGAATCCTGTATCGGTTTTTGAAAAATATACTCGGAAGATAATAATAAGGCGTCTTCTTCTGATGTTATTTCTTTTGAAGAAGGAGAGGACTGGACATCGTCAGAAAGAACTTTTTCTGAATCGATAGGGTGCTCTCCTTCTTTTTTGCCTTCTATATCATGATAGTTATTTCTGGATTTAGAAGAAATATCTTCTTTTGTTTGAAGATGAATTCCATCTACTTCAGATTTTTTATCAATAAATACTATAACTTCTAAATTTTTAGCCTGAGCG encodes:
- a CDS encoding integration host factor subunit beta, with translation MIRSELIQILANDNPELSPEEIEHIVDVFFNGITEHLAKGGRVEIRGFGAFSTRSRDARVGRNPRTGANVKVKAKRVPYFKPGKEIREHLNIEI
- the rpsA gene encoding 30S ribosomal protein S1; the protein is MATMANPTRDDFAALLNQTLGEEEGFEGRVVKGTITAIENDMAVIDVGLKSEGRVPLREFAAPGQKAELKAGDEVEVFVDRVENSQGEAMLSRDRARREAAWDKLEAEFANSSRVDGVIFGRVKGGFTVDLSGAVAFLPGSQVDIRPVRDVAPLMDIPQPFQILKMDRRRGNIVVSRRAVLEETRAEQRSGLIQSLAEGQIITGVVKNITDYGAFVDLGGIDGLLHVTDLSYRRVGHPSEMIAIGDNVTVQIIRINRDTQRISLGMKQLETDPWEGVGAKYPVGAKFMGRVTNITEYGAFVELEPGIEGLVHVSEMSWTKKNVHPGKIVSTSQEVEVVILEVDAEKRRISLGLKQAQPNPWESFAEAHPVGSTVEGEVKNSTEFGLFIGLDNDVDGMVHMSDIAWGMSGEEALGLHHKGEVVKAIVLDVDPEKERISLGMKQLERGNVPAAGASNSLQRNQVVTVTVLAVTDGGLEVQAGDDGAIGFIRRSDLGRDRDEQRPDRFQAGQKLDAMVVGFDRQKKPNFSIKAMQVAEEKEAVAQYGSSDSGASLGDILGAALNKARDQQN
- the cmk gene encoding (d)CMP kinase, whose translation is MIIAIDGPAASGKGTIARALAHHYGLPYLDTGLLYRAVAASLLDKKGDPTREEDAFLACDFTDSLLSESRLRSEKIGKIASQLSAYPKVRQALVKRQRDFAAQKGGAILDGRDIATVIIPEADAKLFITASPEIRAKRRYDELVKEDPLLRYEDILDDIKARDERDSSRSISPLKQAQDADLLDSSLLGIDKAIERAVTLVEKQIETVQS
- the aroA gene encoding 3-phosphoshikimate 1-carboxyvinyltransferase, which gives rise to MTRPASPCPLTSRTAAPLSGTVHVPGDKSISHRALMLSALAIGESQIDGLLEGEDVLATAGAMRAMGATIKRDKNGRWYVHGVGVGGLLEPETALDMGNSGTSTRLLMGVVASHPITATFIGDASLSKRPMGRISTPLSLMGARFSGAEGNRLPMTVTGLYPAVPLEYRLPMASAQVKSAILLAGLNTPGITRVIEPIPTRDHSERMLRGFGADLSVEEVDGVRIISIHGEATLNPQHIVVPGDPSSAAFLAVAALIVPGSNIVIENVGLNPTRAGIYTMLKAMGGNIEYLNPREVGGEPVADIAVRYSHLKAIEVPKSIVPSMIDEFPILFIAAAMAEGKSTLLGLGELRVKESDRIAVMAAGLKALRVTLEEKEDGLIIEGQAGNLLGEKEKQVTVASHLDHRIAMSFAVAGLVSKGGVEIDDRRPIMTSFPVFTALFKELGAEFEMGVSA
- a CDS encoding TIGR02300 family protein, producing the protein MIKPEWGTKRTCPKCGTRFYDLGKEDPVTCIECGTEWNPEPILKSKQPLPFEEPKKSDEVDKPDDDLDADLDLDEDSDEVSPDDDVDDLGGNEDIGVNTSEDEDENN
- a CDS encoding ArnT family glycosyltransferase; this translates as MPTALNNYRTLSSPTRYFSLWIIIGWGIVLFLLKNRIGLIFTHIPIDYNEGWNAYWAERAIGLVQAPLYPNPQNSLIFNNYPPLSFYIVGWIGYFLGDMVFAGRIVALCAWLLTGYFIFRLIQKAGGDKISAHSGSLLFLIYSSYFFRDYIAMDDPQWLGHAFMLGGLMFLLPASQLSPLRVVIAAALFIIGGLVKHNLLALPFAVTCWLFLRDKKLALLWVTTGVVGILLSILCFITLYHNNFMLEDILHHKRVLELGRIHKAVGRLAIFLTLILVSSAFFHCKENRYRNRDNLQILFGIFTVLSLINAFIESLGDGVSYNAFFESLVALSITVGLALSLYIQSPTAFYKLILLTLLPVIIMIPSYLPGILKEEHLIKAESPQWNALITRLKEKRTPVICNIAEICYWAGKSYQLDFFNFQQAMRRGASSLPLEQKLTASPHVSIVDIKLPLKAKRKAPPRPIWQIILAHPHKTEKLSPDVTVITL
- a CDS encoding ABC transporter transmembrane domain-containing protein; this encodes MARKTESTLKKKRDLSQLRMIWQFASRYPGWIVAALFALILSSTATISIPAGFRLVIDRGFNDHSNSGDINRYFCYLLGIVVVLAFATAVRFYCVSWLGERVIADIRTAVDRHLMRMPPVFFEHNRPSEIASRITTDTTLIDQIISSTVSVALRNLITGLGGTLYLLMLAPHLTALLLLGIPVVVVPIIVLGRRLQKLSRKSQDRIADLSSLIIETLGAIKVVQAFGQETREAIRFHQAVQTAFQVARKRITLRAFMTAIIILLIFTAIILIMWRGTLDVAAGRVSGGTIAAFVLTGGVVAGAFGALSEVYGDLLRGAGAASRLNDLLAEEPAIYSPKHPKKLPQSAEGTLDFSEVSFYYPSRPDNYALKDFNLKVKAGERLAIIGPSGAGKTTLFQLIQRFYDPESGSISLNGIDLREASLSDLRSKIAVVPQETVIFAASARDNLRYGRWDAKDEEIWQAARAANAEEFLKTLPQGLDSFLGEGGARLSGGQRQRIAIARALLRDAPLLLLDEATSALDAQSEQAVQQALEKLMKGRTSIIIAHRLSTIRSADRIIVMDQGKIVEEGTHDQLIAKAGLYARLAQLQFHNLA